One genomic region from Prionailurus bengalensis isolate Pbe53 chromosome C1, Fcat_Pben_1.1_paternal_pri, whole genome shotgun sequence encodes:
- the FUBP1 gene encoding far upstream element-binding protein 1 isoform X29 — MADYSTVPPPSSGSAGGGGGGGGGGGVNDAFKDALQRARQIAAKIGGDAGTSLNSNDYGYGGQKRPLEDGDQPDAKKVAPQNDSFGTQLPPMHQQQSRSVMTEEYKVPDGMVGFIIGRGGEQISRIQQESGCKIQIAPDSGGLPERSCMLTGTPESVQSAKRLLDQIVEKGRPAPGFHHGDGPGNAVQEIMIPASKAGLVIGKGGETIKQLQERAGVKMVMIQDGPQNTGADKPLRITGDPYKVQQAKEMVLELIRDQGGFREVRNEYGSRIGGNEGIDVPIPRFAVGIVIGRNGEMIKKIQNDAGVRIQFKPDDGTTPDRIAQITGPPDRCQHAAEIITDLLRSVQAGNPGGPGPGGRGRGRGQGNWNMGPPGGLQEFNFIVPTGKTGLIIGKGGETIKSISQQSGARIELQRNPPPNADPNMKLFTIRGTPQQIDYARQLIEEKIGGPVNPLGPPVPHGPHGVPGPHGPPGPPGPGTPMGPYNPAPYNPGPPGPAPHGPPAPYAPQGWGNAYPHWQQQAPPDPAKAGTDPNSAAWAAYYAHYYQQQAQPPPAAPAGAPTTTQTNGQGNYGDQQNPAPAGQVDYTKAWEEYYKKMGQAVPAPTGAPPGGQPDYSAAWAEYYRQQAAYYAQTSPQGMPQHPPAPQGQ, encoded by the exons ATTGGAGGTGATGCTGGTACATCACTGAATTCAAATGACTATGGTTATGGGGGACAAAAAAGACCTTTGGAAGACGGAG ATCAACCAGATGCTAAGAAAGTTGCTCCTCAAAATGACT CTTTTGGAACACAGTTACCACCGATGCATCAGCAGCAAAG caGGTCTGTAATGACAGAAGAATACAAAGTTCCAGATGGAATGGTTGGATTTA TAATTGGCAGAGGAGGTGAACAGATCTCACGCATACAACAAGAATCTGGATGCAAAATACAGATAGCTCCTG ACAGTGGTGGCCTTCCAGAAAGGTCTTGTATGTTAACTGGAACACCTGAATCTGTCCA ATCAGCAAAACGGTTACTGGACCAGATTGTAGAAAAGGGAAGACCAGCCCCTGGCTTCCACCATGGTGATGGACCAGGAAATGCAGTTCAAGAAATAATGATTCCAGCTAGCAAAGCAGGATTAGTTATTGGAAAGGGGGGAGAAACTATTAAACAACTTCAG GAGCGGGCTGGAGTTAAAATGGTTATGATTCAAGATGGACCTCAGAACACTGGTGCTGACAAACCTCTTAGGATTACAGGAGACCCATACAAAGTTCAA CAAGCCAAGGAAATGGTGTTAGAGTTAATTCGTGATCAAGGTGGTTTCAGAGAAGTTCGAAATGAGTATGGGTCAAGAATAGGTGGAAATGAAGGGATAGAT GTCCCCATTCCAAGATTTGCTGTTGGCATTGTAataggaagaaatggagagatgattaaaaaaatacaaaatgatgcTGGTGTTCGAATTCAGTTTAAGCCAG atgatGGAACAACACCTGATAGAATAGCACAAATAACAGGACCTCCAGACCGATGTCAACACGCTGCAGAAATTATTACAGACCTCCTTCGAAGTGTTCAG GCTGGTAATCCTGGTGGACCTGGACCTGGTGGCCGAGGAAGAGGTAGAGGTCAAGGCAACTGGAACATGGGACCACCTGGTGGACTACAggaatttaatttcattgtacCAACAGGGAAAACTGGATTAATAATAGGAAAAg gaGGTGAAACCATAAAAAGCATAAGCCAACAGTCTGGTGCAAGAATAGAACTTCAGAGAAATCCTCCACCTAATGCAGATCCtaatatgaaattatttacaaTTCGTGGCACTCCACAGCAAATAGATTATGCACGGCAACTTATAGAAGAAAAGATTGGT GGCCCAGTAAATCCTTTAGGGCCACCTGTACCCCATGGGCCCCATGGTGTCCCAGGCCCCCATGGGCCTCCTGGGCCTCCAGGGCCTGGAACTCCAATGGGACCATACAACCCTGCACCTTACAATCCAGGACCACCTGGCCCTGCTCCTCA TGGACCTCCAGCTCCTTATGCCCCCCAGGGGTGGGGAAATGCATATCCACACTGGCAGCAGCAGGCCCCTCCTGATCCAG CTAAGGCAGGAACGGATCCAAATTCAGCAGCTTGGGCTGCCTACTATGCTCACTATTATCAACAGCAAGCACAGCCACCACCTGCAGCTCCTGCCGGTGCACCAACTACAACCCAAACCAATGGACAAGGTAACTATG GAGATCAGCAGAATCCAGCTCCAGCTGGACAGGTTGATTATACTAAGGCCTGGGAAGAGTATTACAAGAAAATGG GTCAAGCGGTTCCTGCTCCTACTGGTGCTCCACCAGGTGGTCAGCCAGATTATAGTGCAGCCTGGGCTGAGTACTATAGACAACAAGCAGCCTACTATGCCCAGACAAGTCCCCAGGGAATGCCACAGCATCCTCCAGCACCTCAG GGCCAATAA
- the FUBP1 gene encoding far upstream element-binding protein 1 isoform X24 — MADYSTVPPPSSGSAGGGGGGGGGGGVNDAFKDALQRARQIAAKIGGDAGTSLNSNDYGYGGQKRPLEDGDQPDAKKVAPQNDSFGTQLPPMHQQQRSVMTEEYKVPDGMVGFIIGRGGEQISRIQQESGCKIQIAPDSGGLPERSCMLTGTPESVQSAKRLLDQIVEKGRPAPGFHHGDGPGNAVQEIMIPASKAGLVIGKGGETIKQLQERAGVKMVMIQDGPQNTGADKPLRITGDPYKVQQAKEMVLELIRDQGGFREVRNEYGSRIGGNEGIDVPIPRFAVGIVIGRNGEMIKKIQNDAGVRIQFKPDDGTTPDRIAQITGPPDRCQHAAEIITDLLRSVQAGNPGGPGPGGRGRGRGQGNWNMGPPGGLQEFNFIVPTGKTGLIIGKGGETIKSISQQSGARIELQRNPPPNADPNMKLFTIRGTPQQIDYARQLIEEKIGGPVNPLGPPVPHGPHGVPGPHGPPGPPGPGTPMGPYNPAPYNPGPPGPAPHGPPAPYAPQGWGNAYPHWQQQAPPDPAKAGTDPNSAAWAAYYAHYYQQQAQPPPAAPAGAPTTTQTNGQGDQQNPAPAGQVDYTKAWEEYYKKMGQQGQTQDYSKAWEEYYKKQGQAVPAPTGAPPGGQPDYSAAWAEYYRQQAAYYAQTSPQGMPQHPPAPQGQ, encoded by the exons ATTGGAGGTGATGCTGGTACATCACTGAATTCAAATGACTATGGTTATGGGGGACAAAAAAGACCTTTGGAAGACGGAG ATCAACCAGATGCTAAGAAAGTTGCTCCTCAAAATGACT CTTTTGGAACACAGTTACCACCGATGCATCAGCAGCAAAG GTCTGTAATGACAGAAGAATACAAAGTTCCAGATGGAATGGTTGGATTTA TAATTGGCAGAGGAGGTGAACAGATCTCACGCATACAACAAGAATCTGGATGCAAAATACAGATAGCTCCTG ACAGTGGTGGCCTTCCAGAAAGGTCTTGTATGTTAACTGGAACACCTGAATCTGTCCA ATCAGCAAAACGGTTACTGGACCAGATTGTAGAAAAGGGAAGACCAGCCCCTGGCTTCCACCATGGTGATGGACCAGGAAATGCAGTTCAAGAAATAATGATTCCAGCTAGCAAAGCAGGATTAGTTATTGGAAAGGGGGGAGAAACTATTAAACAACTTCAG GAGCGGGCTGGAGTTAAAATGGTTATGATTCAAGATGGACCTCAGAACACTGGTGCTGACAAACCTCTTAGGATTACAGGAGACCCATACAAAGTTCAA CAAGCCAAGGAAATGGTGTTAGAGTTAATTCGTGATCAAGGTGGTTTCAGAGAAGTTCGAAATGAGTATGGGTCAAGAATAGGTGGAAATGAAGGGATAGAT GTCCCCATTCCAAGATTTGCTGTTGGCATTGTAataggaagaaatggagagatgattaaaaaaatacaaaatgatgcTGGTGTTCGAATTCAGTTTAAGCCAG atgatGGAACAACACCTGATAGAATAGCACAAATAACAGGACCTCCAGACCGATGTCAACACGCTGCAGAAATTATTACAGACCTCCTTCGAAGTGTTCAG GCTGGTAATCCTGGTGGACCTGGACCTGGTGGCCGAGGAAGAGGTAGAGGTCAAGGCAACTGGAACATGGGACCACCTGGTGGACTACAggaatttaatttcattgtacCAACAGGGAAAACTGGATTAATAATAGGAAAAg gaGGTGAAACCATAAAAAGCATAAGCCAACAGTCTGGTGCAAGAATAGAACTTCAGAGAAATCCTCCACCTAATGCAGATCCtaatatgaaattatttacaaTTCGTGGCACTCCACAGCAAATAGATTATGCACGGCAACTTATAGAAGAAAAGATTGGT GGCCCAGTAAATCCTTTAGGGCCACCTGTACCCCATGGGCCCCATGGTGTCCCAGGCCCCCATGGGCCTCCTGGGCCTCCAGGGCCTGGAACTCCAATGGGACCATACAACCCTGCACCTTACAATCCAGGACCACCTGGCCCTGCTCCTCA TGGACCTCCAGCTCCTTATGCCCCCCAGGGGTGGGGAAATGCATATCCACACTGGCAGCAGCAGGCCCCTCCTGATCCAG CTAAGGCAGGAACGGATCCAAATTCAGCAGCTTGGGCTGCCTACTATGCTCACTATTATCAACAGCAAGCACAGCCACCACCTGCAGCTCCTGCCGGTGCACCAACTACAACCCAAACCAATGGACAAG GAGATCAGCAGAATCCAGCTCCAGCTGGACAGGTTGATTATACTAAGGCCTGGGAAGAGTATTACAAGAAAATGG GTCAACAAGGGCAGACACAAGATTATTCAAAAGCTTGGGAGGAATATTACAAGAAGCAAG GTCAAGCGGTTCCTGCTCCTACTGGTGCTCCACCAGGTGGTCAGCCAGATTATAGTGCAGCCTGGGCTGAGTACTATAGACAACAAGCAGCCTACTATGCCCAGACAAGTCCCCAGGGAATGCCACAGCATCCTCCAGCACCTCAG GGCCAATAA
- the FUBP1 gene encoding far upstream element-binding protein 1 isoform X30: MADYSTVPPPSSGSAGGGGGGGGGGGVNDAFKDALQRARQIAAKIGGDAGTSLNSNDYGYGGQKRPLEDGDQPDAKKVAPQNDSFGTQLPPMHQQQRSVMTEEYKVPDGMVGFIIGRGGEQISRIQQESGCKIQIAPDSGGLPERSCMLTGTPESVQSAKRLLDQIVEKGRPAPGFHHGDGPGNAVQEIMIPASKAGLVIGKGGETIKQLQERAGVKMVMIQDGPQNTGADKPLRITGDPYKVQQAKEMVLELIRDQGGFREVRNEYGSRIGGNEGIDVPIPRFAVGIVIGRNGEMIKKIQNDAGVRIQFKPDDGTTPDRIAQITGPPDRCQHAAEIITDLLRSVQAGNPGGPGPGGRGRGRGQGNWNMGPPGGLQEFNFIVPTGKTGLIIGKGGETIKSISQQSGARIELQRNPPPNADPNMKLFTIRGTPQQIDYARQLIEEKIGGPVNPLGPPVPHGPHGVPGPHGPPGPPGPGTPMGPYNPAPYNPGPPGPAPHGPPAPYAPQGWGNAYPHWQQQAPPDPAKAGTDPNSAAWAAYYAHYYQQQAQPPPAAPAGAPTTTQTNGQGNYGDQQNPAPAGQVDYTKAWEEYYKKMGQAVPAPTGAPPGGQPDYSAAWAEYYRQQAAYYAQTSPQGMPQHPPAPQGQ; this comes from the exons ATTGGAGGTGATGCTGGTACATCACTGAATTCAAATGACTATGGTTATGGGGGACAAAAAAGACCTTTGGAAGACGGAG ATCAACCAGATGCTAAGAAAGTTGCTCCTCAAAATGACT CTTTTGGAACACAGTTACCACCGATGCATCAGCAGCAAAG GTCTGTAATGACAGAAGAATACAAAGTTCCAGATGGAATGGTTGGATTTA TAATTGGCAGAGGAGGTGAACAGATCTCACGCATACAACAAGAATCTGGATGCAAAATACAGATAGCTCCTG ACAGTGGTGGCCTTCCAGAAAGGTCTTGTATGTTAACTGGAACACCTGAATCTGTCCA ATCAGCAAAACGGTTACTGGACCAGATTGTAGAAAAGGGAAGACCAGCCCCTGGCTTCCACCATGGTGATGGACCAGGAAATGCAGTTCAAGAAATAATGATTCCAGCTAGCAAAGCAGGATTAGTTATTGGAAAGGGGGGAGAAACTATTAAACAACTTCAG GAGCGGGCTGGAGTTAAAATGGTTATGATTCAAGATGGACCTCAGAACACTGGTGCTGACAAACCTCTTAGGATTACAGGAGACCCATACAAAGTTCAA CAAGCCAAGGAAATGGTGTTAGAGTTAATTCGTGATCAAGGTGGTTTCAGAGAAGTTCGAAATGAGTATGGGTCAAGAATAGGTGGAAATGAAGGGATAGAT GTCCCCATTCCAAGATTTGCTGTTGGCATTGTAataggaagaaatggagagatgattaaaaaaatacaaaatgatgcTGGTGTTCGAATTCAGTTTAAGCCAG atgatGGAACAACACCTGATAGAATAGCACAAATAACAGGACCTCCAGACCGATGTCAACACGCTGCAGAAATTATTACAGACCTCCTTCGAAGTGTTCAG GCTGGTAATCCTGGTGGACCTGGACCTGGTGGCCGAGGAAGAGGTAGAGGTCAAGGCAACTGGAACATGGGACCACCTGGTGGACTACAggaatttaatttcattgtacCAACAGGGAAAACTGGATTAATAATAGGAAAAg gaGGTGAAACCATAAAAAGCATAAGCCAACAGTCTGGTGCAAGAATAGAACTTCAGAGAAATCCTCCACCTAATGCAGATCCtaatatgaaattatttacaaTTCGTGGCACTCCACAGCAAATAGATTATGCACGGCAACTTATAGAAGAAAAGATTGGT GGCCCAGTAAATCCTTTAGGGCCACCTGTACCCCATGGGCCCCATGGTGTCCCAGGCCCCCATGGGCCTCCTGGGCCTCCAGGGCCTGGAACTCCAATGGGACCATACAACCCTGCACCTTACAATCCAGGACCACCTGGCCCTGCTCCTCA TGGACCTCCAGCTCCTTATGCCCCCCAGGGGTGGGGAAATGCATATCCACACTGGCAGCAGCAGGCCCCTCCTGATCCAG CTAAGGCAGGAACGGATCCAAATTCAGCAGCTTGGGCTGCCTACTATGCTCACTATTATCAACAGCAAGCACAGCCACCACCTGCAGCTCCTGCCGGTGCACCAACTACAACCCAAACCAATGGACAAGGTAACTATG GAGATCAGCAGAATCCAGCTCCAGCTGGACAGGTTGATTATACTAAGGCCTGGGAAGAGTATTACAAGAAAATGG GTCAAGCGGTTCCTGCTCCTACTGGTGCTCCACCAGGTGGTCAGCCAGATTATAGTGCAGCCTGGGCTGAGTACTATAGACAACAAGCAGCCTACTATGCCCAGACAAGTCCCCAGGGAATGCCACAGCATCCTCCAGCACCTCAG GGCCAATAA
- the FUBP1 gene encoding far upstream element-binding protein 1 isoform X20: protein MADYSTVPPPSSGSAGGGGGGGGGGGVNDAFKDALQRARQIAAKIGGDAGTSLNSNDYGYGGQKRPLEDGDQPDAKKVAPQNDSFGTQLPPMHQQQRSVMTEEYKVPDGMVGFIIGRGGEQISRIQQESGCKIQIAPDSGGLPERSCMLTGTPESVQSAKRLLDQIVEKGRPAPGFHHGDGPGNAVQEIMIPASKAGLVIGKGGETIKQLQERAGVKMVMIQDGPQNTGADKPLRITGDPYKVQQAKEMVLELIRDQGGFREVRNEYGSRIGGNEGIDVPIPRFAVGIVIGRNGEMIKKIQNDAGVRIQFKPDDGTTPDRIAQITGPPDRCQHAAEIITDLLRSVQAGNPGGPGPGGRGRGRGQGNWNMGPPGGLQEFNFIVPTGKTGLIIGKGGETIKSISQQSGARIELQRNPPPNADPNMKLFTIRGTPQQIDYARQLIEEKIGGPVNPLGPPVPHGPHGVPGPHGPPGPPGPGTPMGPYNPAPYNPGPPGPAPHGPPAPYAPQGWGNAYPHWQQQAPPDPAKAGTDPNSAAWAAYYAHYYQQQAQPPPAAPAGAPTTTQTNGQGNYGDQQNPAPAGQVDYTKAWEEYYKKMGQQGQTQDYSKAWEEYYKKQGQAVPAPTGAPPGGQPDYSAAWAEYYRQQAAYYAQTSPQGMPQHPPAPQGQ from the exons ATTGGAGGTGATGCTGGTACATCACTGAATTCAAATGACTATGGTTATGGGGGACAAAAAAGACCTTTGGAAGACGGAG ATCAACCAGATGCTAAGAAAGTTGCTCCTCAAAATGACT CTTTTGGAACACAGTTACCACCGATGCATCAGCAGCAAAG GTCTGTAATGACAGAAGAATACAAAGTTCCAGATGGAATGGTTGGATTTA TAATTGGCAGAGGAGGTGAACAGATCTCACGCATACAACAAGAATCTGGATGCAAAATACAGATAGCTCCTG ACAGTGGTGGCCTTCCAGAAAGGTCTTGTATGTTAACTGGAACACCTGAATCTGTCCA ATCAGCAAAACGGTTACTGGACCAGATTGTAGAAAAGGGAAGACCAGCCCCTGGCTTCCACCATGGTGATGGACCAGGAAATGCAGTTCAAGAAATAATGATTCCAGCTAGCAAAGCAGGATTAGTTATTGGAAAGGGGGGAGAAACTATTAAACAACTTCAG GAGCGGGCTGGAGTTAAAATGGTTATGATTCAAGATGGACCTCAGAACACTGGTGCTGACAAACCTCTTAGGATTACAGGAGACCCATACAAAGTTCAA CAAGCCAAGGAAATGGTGTTAGAGTTAATTCGTGATCAAGGTGGTTTCAGAGAAGTTCGAAATGAGTATGGGTCAAGAATAGGTGGAAATGAAGGGATAGAT GTCCCCATTCCAAGATTTGCTGTTGGCATTGTAataggaagaaatggagagatgattaaaaaaatacaaaatgatgcTGGTGTTCGAATTCAGTTTAAGCCAG atgatGGAACAACACCTGATAGAATAGCACAAATAACAGGACCTCCAGACCGATGTCAACACGCTGCAGAAATTATTACAGACCTCCTTCGAAGTGTTCAG GCTGGTAATCCTGGTGGACCTGGACCTGGTGGCCGAGGAAGAGGTAGAGGTCAAGGCAACTGGAACATGGGACCACCTGGTGGACTACAggaatttaatttcattgtacCAACAGGGAAAACTGGATTAATAATAGGAAAAg gaGGTGAAACCATAAAAAGCATAAGCCAACAGTCTGGTGCAAGAATAGAACTTCAGAGAAATCCTCCACCTAATGCAGATCCtaatatgaaattatttacaaTTCGTGGCACTCCACAGCAAATAGATTATGCACGGCAACTTATAGAAGAAAAGATTGGT GGCCCAGTAAATCCTTTAGGGCCACCTGTACCCCATGGGCCCCATGGTGTCCCAGGCCCCCATGGGCCTCCTGGGCCTCCAGGGCCTGGAACTCCAATGGGACCATACAACCCTGCACCTTACAATCCAGGACCACCTGGCCCTGCTCCTCA TGGACCTCCAGCTCCTTATGCCCCCCAGGGGTGGGGAAATGCATATCCACACTGGCAGCAGCAGGCCCCTCCTGATCCAG CTAAGGCAGGAACGGATCCAAATTCAGCAGCTTGGGCTGCCTACTATGCTCACTATTATCAACAGCAAGCACAGCCACCACCTGCAGCTCCTGCCGGTGCACCAACTACAACCCAAACCAATGGACAAGGTAACTATG GAGATCAGCAGAATCCAGCTCCAGCTGGACAGGTTGATTATACTAAGGCCTGGGAAGAGTATTACAAGAAAATGG GTCAACAAGGGCAGACACAAGATTATTCAAAAGCTTGGGAGGAATATTACAAGAAGCAAG GTCAAGCGGTTCCTGCTCCTACTGGTGCTCCACCAGGTGGTCAGCCAGATTATAGTGCAGCCTGGGCTGAGTACTATAGACAACAAGCAGCCTACTATGCCCAGACAAGTCCCCAGGGAATGCCACAGCATCCTCCAGCACCTCAG GGCCAATAA
- the FUBP1 gene encoding far upstream element-binding protein 1 isoform X17: MADYSTVPPPSSGSAGGGGGGGGGGGVNDAFKDALQRARQIAAKIGGDAGTSLNSNDYGYGGQKRPLEDGDGSWTSPSSTTHWEGMPSPFKDQPDAKKVAPQNDSFGTQLPPMHQQQSRSVMTEEYKVPDGMVGFIIGRGGEQISRIQQESGCKIQIAPDSGGLPERSCMLTGTPESVQSAKRLLDQIVEKGRPAPGFHHGDGPGNAVQEIMIPASKAGLVIGKGGETIKQLQERAGVKMVMIQDGPQNTGADKPLRITGDPYKVQQAKEMVLELIRDQGGFREVRNEYGSRIGGNEGIDVPIPRFAVGIVIGRNGEMIKKIQNDAGVRIQFKPDDGTTPDRIAQITGPPDRCQHAAEIITDLLRSVQAGNPGGPGPGGRGRGRGQGNWNMGPPGGLQEFNFIVPTGKTGLIIGKGGETIKSISQQSGARIELQRNPPPNADPNMKLFTIRGTPQQIDYARQLIEEKIGGPVNPLGPPVPHGPHGVPGPHGPPGPPGPGTPMGPYNPAPYNPGPPGPAPHGPPAPYAPQGWGNAYPHWQQQAPPDPAKAGTDPNSAAWAAYYAHYYQQQAQPPPAAPAGAPTTTQTNGQGNYGDQQNPAPAGQVDYTKAWEEYYKKMGQAVPAPTGAPPGGQPDYSAAWAEYYRQQAAYYAQTSPQGMPQHPPAPQGQ; the protein is encoded by the exons ATTGGAGGTGATGCTGGTACATCACTGAATTCAAATGACTATGGTTATGGGGGACAAAAAAGACCTTTGGAAGACGGAG aTGGCTCTTGGACAAGTCCGAGCAGTACAACACACTGGGAGGGAATGCCCTCTCCTTTTAAAg ATCAACCAGATGCTAAGAAAGTTGCTCCTCAAAATGACT CTTTTGGAACACAGTTACCACCGATGCATCAGCAGCAAAG caGGTCTGTAATGACAGAAGAATACAAAGTTCCAGATGGAATGGTTGGATTTA TAATTGGCAGAGGAGGTGAACAGATCTCACGCATACAACAAGAATCTGGATGCAAAATACAGATAGCTCCTG ACAGTGGTGGCCTTCCAGAAAGGTCTTGTATGTTAACTGGAACACCTGAATCTGTCCA ATCAGCAAAACGGTTACTGGACCAGATTGTAGAAAAGGGAAGACCAGCCCCTGGCTTCCACCATGGTGATGGACCAGGAAATGCAGTTCAAGAAATAATGATTCCAGCTAGCAAAGCAGGATTAGTTATTGGAAAGGGGGGAGAAACTATTAAACAACTTCAG GAGCGGGCTGGAGTTAAAATGGTTATGATTCAAGATGGACCTCAGAACACTGGTGCTGACAAACCTCTTAGGATTACAGGAGACCCATACAAAGTTCAA CAAGCCAAGGAAATGGTGTTAGAGTTAATTCGTGATCAAGGTGGTTTCAGAGAAGTTCGAAATGAGTATGGGTCAAGAATAGGTGGAAATGAAGGGATAGAT GTCCCCATTCCAAGATTTGCTGTTGGCATTGTAataggaagaaatggagagatgattaaaaaaatacaaaatgatgcTGGTGTTCGAATTCAGTTTAAGCCAG atgatGGAACAACACCTGATAGAATAGCACAAATAACAGGACCTCCAGACCGATGTCAACACGCTGCAGAAATTATTACAGACCTCCTTCGAAGTGTTCAG GCTGGTAATCCTGGTGGACCTGGACCTGGTGGCCGAGGAAGAGGTAGAGGTCAAGGCAACTGGAACATGGGACCACCTGGTGGACTACAggaatttaatttcattgtacCAACAGGGAAAACTGGATTAATAATAGGAAAAg gaGGTGAAACCATAAAAAGCATAAGCCAACAGTCTGGTGCAAGAATAGAACTTCAGAGAAATCCTCCACCTAATGCAGATCCtaatatgaaattatttacaaTTCGTGGCACTCCACAGCAAATAGATTATGCACGGCAACTTATAGAAGAAAAGATTGGT GGCCCAGTAAATCCTTTAGGGCCACCTGTACCCCATGGGCCCCATGGTGTCCCAGGCCCCCATGGGCCTCCTGGGCCTCCAGGGCCTGGAACTCCAATGGGACCATACAACCCTGCACCTTACAATCCAGGACCACCTGGCCCTGCTCCTCA TGGACCTCCAGCTCCTTATGCCCCCCAGGGGTGGGGAAATGCATATCCACACTGGCAGCAGCAGGCCCCTCCTGATCCAG CTAAGGCAGGAACGGATCCAAATTCAGCAGCTTGGGCTGCCTACTATGCTCACTATTATCAACAGCAAGCACAGCCACCACCTGCAGCTCCTGCCGGTGCACCAACTACAACCCAAACCAATGGACAAGGTAACTATG GAGATCAGCAGAATCCAGCTCCAGCTGGACAGGTTGATTATACTAAGGCCTGGGAAGAGTATTACAAGAAAATGG GTCAAGCGGTTCCTGCTCCTACTGGTGCTCCACCAGGTGGTCAGCCAGATTATAGTGCAGCCTGGGCTGAGTACTATAGACAACAAGCAGCCTACTATGCCCAGACAAGTCCCCAGGGAATGCCACAGCATCCTCCAGCACCTCAG GGCCAATAA